The nucleotide sequence CCGACCGCGTAGCAATGATATCAACCACAGTAACTTTTCGTGCGCGTTCTGCTTTCCGTGAAGTGGCAAAAGTTTTCGGAATAAGCGAAGCAGAAATCTCTGAGTATAGTCAATACATTCCGTGGACGAGTGCAGAGAATCTTCCGCATCTTGCAGAAAAATTTCCCGAAGCTCGTCACTTGAAGTTTAATGATGAACCGTGGAAAACAATCGTAAACATCGCACAAAAGATAGCGGGATTTCCGCGTCATCTCAGTATTCATCCGGGTGGAGTTGTAATTTCACCAGAGCCAATCACAAACTTCACTGCACTCGAATACGCCGAGAACAAAGGACTCGGTTTGATAATCACTCAGCCTGATATGTATCCGATAGAAGACTTGGGTCTCGTTAAAATTGATTTGCTCAGTCAGCGTTCACTTGCAGTTGTGAAAGATACGATGGAGAAGGTTAGGCTAATGCAGAGGCTAAGACTGAGTAATGAGAGTGAATCACTCGACTCAACTCGGGATGAGGCGAAAGTGTTTGAACTAAAGAAGGGATAGACAATTGATCGTGCTGTTATTATAAGTAAGAATATGAGAATAAAATTGGTGAATCTGTTGCCTGGAATTGTCTTTCTAACAATATATCACTAAGTTTAAAACAAAAATAGTAAACCATGGAAGCAATAAGACTTCAAAAAAGAATAAGCAAGGACGGAGAAGTTTCCATCAAAGGGCTGCCGCTAAAAAAAGGAACACACGTTGAGTTAATATTAATACCGACTCAAAAAACAATTAAAAACAATCTAACAGCCAGTAAACTTCTCAAATCTGATGTTGTAGGTATTTGGAAATATCGAAAAGAGATTAAAAATAGCTCAACGTACGCTAGTCAATTACGTAAAGAATCTCAAAACCGTCAAGTCAAGAAATGATATTAATCGATACTGACGTTATGGTAGATATTTTAAGAGAATATCCGCATGCAGTGAAGTGGCTTCGTTCTATTCGAGATGAAGAAATTCTTTTGCCTGGATTCGTTGTTATGGAATTGATTCAGGGCTGCAAAAATAAAACGGAACAAAGAAAAATAATCAAAACCCTTAGTTTCTATAGAATTGAATGGCCTTCCTCGGAAACATGCAATAATGCGATGAAAGTATTTGCAGATTTTCACCTACAATATAACATTGGCATAATAGATGTTCTAATTGGTCAGATGGCAGTTGAACTAAACTTACCTTTATGCACATTTAATCAGAAACACTATTCTTGTATTCCGAATATTAGCCTTTCTAAACCTTATAAAAGGTAAAAATATAGAATTAGGGCTTTGCTGGTTCTAATCCCTTTCTTGTCAAATTACAGAATAAAAAAGTTGAGTAAAGATGTTTGAGCTAAATCCAATAAATATTCTTCACGCTCCCCAAAGGAAACAACATTGAACTAATAGACCTATATTAGTGTTGACAAATTAAAATTCACAAACAAGCGAAATAACAGCAATGGAAAAAGATTTAATTAAAATTTACAAACGGCTCAAGAAAATCCTTAAGAAATACGAAAAGCCATTAATATCAAAAATGGATTTGGACAGCAAGTACGATCTCTGGTCGATTAAAGATGTCGAATTTGCCGGCCGAAAAAGAAATGAGGTTTTCTTCGCGGGACTTATCATTCAAAGCAAATATGTTGGATTTTACTACATGCCCGTGTATGTCGATACTTCACTGAAAGAAGTTTTCAAACCCGAGCTGCTGAAATTACTGAAGGGGAAATCCTGCTTTCACATCAAAAGTCTTGATGACAAACTCGAAAAACAAATCGATTTCGCACTCAAAAAAGGTTACGCCATGTATAAGAAGCGGGGATGGGTTTAAAATAACGACTTCGGTGCAGCGAAAATTGTAAAATGCAGAAGTACAGTTATTCGTCAATTCCTTTTTCTTTCAAAAAGAGCGAAGCACTTGCATGCCCCATTTCATCGGCTTGAACGAGATTCCGTTTTGCTTCGTCGACAAGCTTCAAATTGTAATACGCAACACCGAGCATGAAAAATGCATCTGCAGACTCTGGGTCCAACTGAACCACTTTTTTGAATGATTCAATCGCCTGTTCATATTCTTTCTTATATAAATAAACTTTACCGAGAAAAAAATAAGAAGACGCGTCGAGTGGGTTTACTTTTATCAGTTTTGTGTATGTATCGACAGCTTCATCGTACATCTTATAAAGCATAATCTCAAAAATATCTTTGAGCGATGGATTTAACTCCACGCCGACCTCAAAACATTTGAACGCTTCATCATAGCTGGTAAGCTTAGCATACGCTATGCTCATATTGTAATAGACTTCGGCGTAATCCGGTTTAATTTCAATCGCGCGTTTATAATGCTTTACTGCAAGATGATAATTCCCTATTTCCGAATATGCGTGCCCGAGATAGAAAATAGTTTTTGCATCGCCCGGATCGATTGCATTCGCCTTCTTGAAGGCTTTAATCGCTTCTTCATAATTTTGCTGCTTGGAGTAAGCATAACCCATTTTGAAATATGTCTCGGCTCCCATGATACTTTGTCTTTCTAAATTCTTTTATAATATAAGAAAAGAAATATAAAGCCGTTGGATATTGATTTGCCGGCTGTTCTAAATTGTCATATCAACTAACGAATTGAGAAACTGGGCTTTTGTAAAATGGTATAATAGCTAATAGTGGTACCTGCATGAAAGAATTGTCAATGCCGATTCGCTAACTTGATATACTAAGCGATGTTCGTCATTGATTCTTCGCGACCAACACCCGCTTAACTTATGTTTGAGAGGTTCAGGTTTTCCAATCCCTTCGAATGGAGTACGAAGTGTTTCTTTGATGAGAGTAAAAATTTTTGTGAGTAATTTAACATCGTTCTGTGCGAAATAGTTTAAGTCTTCCAAGGCTTGATTTGTTAAAATTATTTTTCTCATTTAAGAATTGATCTCTCAAGTTCCTCGACAGAGTTAAATTCCAGTAAGTTCTTGTTATCACGCATGTTTTCGAGCGCATCAAACAGACGCTCGCGGTTTGTTTCAGATGCCAATAGATAGTCGGTCTCGTCGCTGACATCGGTAACAGAAATGACAACTTTTCGATCCCCAAATAAAGATTTTATTGATGCGATCAATTTTTCATCTATTT is from Ignavibacteria bacterium and encodes:
- a CDS encoding type II toxin-antitoxin system VapC family toxin, giving the protein MILIDTDVMVDILREYPHAVKWLRSIRDEEILLPGFVVMELIQGCKNKTEQRKIIKTLSFYRIEWPSSETCNNAMKVFADFHLQYNIGIIDVLIGQMAVELNLPLCTFNQKHYSCIPNISLSKPYKR
- a CDS encoding DUF1801 domain-containing protein, coding for MEKDLIKIYKRLKKILKKYEKPLISKMDLDSKYDLWSIKDVEFAGRKRNEVFFAGLIIQSKYVGFYYMPVYVDTSLKEVFKPELLKLLKGKSCFHIKSLDDKLEKQIDFALKKGYAMYKKRGWV
- a CDS encoding tetratricopeptide repeat protein, producing the protein MGAETYFKMGYAYSKQQNYEEAIKAFKKANAIDPGDAKTIFYLGHAYSEIGNYHLAVKHYKRAIEIKPDYAEVYYNMSIAYAKLTSYDEAFKCFEVGVELNPSLKDIFEIMLYKMYDEAVDTYTKLIKVNPLDASSYFFLGKVYLYKKEYEQAIESFKKVVQLDPESADAFFMLGVAYYNLKLVDEAKRNLVQADEMGHASASLFLKEKGIDE
- a CDS encoding Txe/YoeB family addiction module toxin, which codes for MRKIILTNQALEDLNYFAQNDVKLLTKIFTLIKETLRTPFEGIGKPEPLKHKLSGCWSRRINDEHRLVYQVSESALTILSCRYHY